In one window of Serinus canaria isolate serCan28SL12 chromosome 18, serCan2020, whole genome shotgun sequence DNA:
- the FN3K gene encoding fructosamine-3-kinase isoform X1 — MTMEKILKAELNTNLLKALGSSGGGCISQGQTYETDRGRVFVKINHKPQARKMFEGEMASLEAIQKTNIVRVPQPIKVIDLPGGGAMFAMEYLKMKHLNKYSSKLGEQIAELHLYNQKLGEKLRTEGSTIGKGAGHSEAQFVDKFGFHTATCCGYIPQVNEWQSDWPSFFIRHRLQAQLDLIEKDYGDREARELWSQLKPKIPEMFCDVEIVPALLHGDLWAGNVAEDDSGPIIFDPACFYGHSEFELAIAGMFGGFSSSFFSAYHSKIPKAPGFEKRNKLYQLFNYMNHWNHFGTGYRGSTLNMMRKLLK, encoded by the exons atgACCATGGAGAAGATcctgaaggcagagctgaacaCCAACCTCCTGAAGGcactggggagctctgggggagGATGCATCAGCCAAGGCCAAACATATGAGACAGACAGAGGACGGGTATTTGTGAAAATCAACCACAAACCTCAG GCTAGAAAAATGTTTGAAGGGGAAATGGCAAGTTTGGAAGCCATTCAGAAAACCAATATTGTGAGAGTGCCTCAGCCCATCAAGGTGATTGACCTGCCTGGAGGAGGAGCCATGTTTGCCATGGAGTACCTAAAGATGAAGCACCTCAACAA ATACTCTTCAAAGCTGGGGGAGCAGATAGCAGAGCTTCATCTTTATAACCAGAAACTTGGAGAGAAGCTGAGGACTGAGGGAAGCACAATTG GAAAAGGAGCTGGTCACTCTGAGGCCCAGTTTGTGGATAAGTTTGGATTCCACACAGCCACTTGCTGTGGTTATATCCCACAG GTGAATGAGTGGCAGAGTGACTGGCCATCCTTCTTCATCCGTCACCGACTCCAGGCTCAGCTGGATTTGATTGAAAAGGATTATGGAGACAGGGAAGCCAGAGAACTCTGGTCACAGCTAAAA CCAAAGATTCCTGAAATGTTCTGTGATGTGGAAAttgttcctgctctcctgcacgGGGACCTGTGGGCAGGGAATGTGGCTGAGGATGACTCTGGGCCAATTATATTTGACCCTGCCTGCTTCTATGGCCATTCAGAATTTGAGCTGGCCATTGCTGGAATGTTTGGGGGGTTCAGCAGCTCTTTTTTCTCTGCCTATCACAGTAAAATACCAAAAGCTCCAGGATTTGAGAAACGGAACAAGTTGTATCAGCTCTTTAATTACATGAACCACTGGAACCATTTTGGGACAGGGTACAGGGGCTCTACCCTAAACATGATGAGGAAACTTCTGAAGTAA
- the FN3K gene encoding fructosamine-3-kinase isoform X2, which yields MFEGEMASLEAIQKTNIVRVPQPIKVIDLPGGGAMFAMEYLKMKHLNKYSSKLGEQIAELHLYNQKLGEKLRTEGSTIGKGAGHSEAQFVDKFGFHTATCCGYIPQVNEWQSDWPSFFIRHRLQAQLDLIEKDYGDREARELWSQLKPKIPEMFCDVEIVPALLHGDLWAGNVAEDDSGPIIFDPACFYGHSEFELAIAGMFGGFSSSFFSAYHSKIPKAPGFEKRNKLYQLFNYMNHWNHFGTGYRGSTLNMMRKLLK from the exons ATGTTTGAAGGGGAAATGGCAAGTTTGGAAGCCATTCAGAAAACCAATATTGTGAGAGTGCCTCAGCCCATCAAGGTGATTGACCTGCCTGGAGGAGGAGCCATGTTTGCCATGGAGTACCTAAAGATGAAGCACCTCAACAA ATACTCTTCAAAGCTGGGGGAGCAGATAGCAGAGCTTCATCTTTATAACCAGAAACTTGGAGAGAAGCTGAGGACTGAGGGAAGCACAATTG GAAAAGGAGCTGGTCACTCTGAGGCCCAGTTTGTGGATAAGTTTGGATTCCACACAGCCACTTGCTGTGGTTATATCCCACAG GTGAATGAGTGGCAGAGTGACTGGCCATCCTTCTTCATCCGTCACCGACTCCAGGCTCAGCTGGATTTGATTGAAAAGGATTATGGAGACAGGGAAGCCAGAGAACTCTGGTCACAGCTAAAA CCAAAGATTCCTGAAATGTTCTGTGATGTGGAAAttgttcctgctctcctgcacgGGGACCTGTGGGCAGGGAATGTGGCTGAGGATGACTCTGGGCCAATTATATTTGACCCTGCCTGCTTCTATGGCCATTCAGAATTTGAGCTGGCCATTGCTGGAATGTTTGGGGGGTTCAGCAGCTCTTTTTTCTCTGCCTATCACAGTAAAATACCAAAAGCTCCAGGATTTGAGAAACGGAACAAGTTGTATCAGCTCTTTAATTACATGAACCACTGGAACCATTTTGGGACAGGGTACAGGGGCTCTACCCTAAACATGATGAGGAAACTTCTGAAGTAA